Part of the Aquamicrobium lusatiense genome is shown below.
AAGGTCGGCACCTATGCCGAGGCCGGTTTCCCGAACTACGTCGATTCCAACGGCGACGGCTATCCCGACAGCGTCGATGTCTCGCGCCGCCTGTTCCTGGCCGCCAACAACGGCCCGGACCACTACGAAACCTTCCGTCCGAAGCTCGACGGTCCGTTCGTTCCGGCCATTCAGGACGAGAACAAGAAGTACATCGCCAACGAAGCCTACAAGGATGTTCCCGGCGCGGTGTTCGTGGAAGGCAACATTCCGCGTGACGGCGACACCGGCGTGCACGCCGTTGACGACGTGGTGCTGCAGGCCACCGGCCCCGGCTCCGAGAACTTCAAAGGCTACATGGAGCAGAGCGACGTCTACCGCGTTCTGGCCGACGTTCTGGCCCTTGGAGCCGCACAGAAGAAGTAATTGCGGAAACAACAGAGAGCAGGCCCGGATCGTCTCCGGGCCTGCACCCGTTCAGTCAAGGAGGCTGCGATGATCTACACCGCCCCGGATCGCCGGCAGGCGCTCGCCATGATCGGTGCCGCCGCGCTCTGCCTTTCGGCAAGGCCGGCCCGTTCGGCACCGAGCCCGATTTCCTTCAATGAACTCTATGGCAAGGTCAGCGTGCTGGGCCTGACCTTTTCCGACAAAGTGAAGGCTCTGGAAGGCAAGCCGGTCGCCATGCGCGGCTTCATGGCGCCGCCCCTGAAGGCGGAAGCCAATTTCTTCGTGCTCACCGAAATTCCCATGGCGCTGTGTCCGTTTTGCTCGTCCGATGCGGACTGGCCGGACGACATCATCGTCGTCTATCTGGACCGGGCGCAGACCTTCGAGCAGGCAAATGCCACCATCGAGGTCTCCGGCAAGCTCGAAGTCGGCTCGTGGACCGATCCGGATACGGGTTTCGTCAGCCTGCTGCGCATCGTCAACGCCGATTTCCGAAGGGTTTAGAGTGATGCAGGCTCTGTCAATCGAAGGGCTTCAGGTCCGTTATCCGGGACTTCCCGTGCCAGCGCTCGATTTGGCCGGGTTGCGGCTGGAAGCCGGGGAAATGGTTGCTCTGGCGGGGCCTTCGGGGTCGGGCAAGACCACCTTCATCAACATCGTGACGGGCATGGAGCGGGCAGGAGCCGGCCGCGTGGTCTGGAACGACGAGGATATAGCCGCGCTGCCGGAAGGCGGGCGCGATCGCTGGCGGGCCCGCAATGTCGGCCTCGTCATGCAGGATTTCCATCTGTTCCCCGGCCTTTCGGCCGAGGCCAATGTGCTCTTGCCGCAGCGCCTGTCGCACCTGCGCCTGCCAGACGGAATGCAGGCGCGGGCCCGCGACCTGCTGGCGCGGGTCGGTATCCAGCGCCCCGATCAGTTCGTCGGCACGATGTCGCGCGGCCAGATGCAGCGCGTGGCTGTGGCGCGCGCTCTGGTCGGCCGTCCGGGCGTGATCGTGGCGGATGAGCCGACCGCGAGCCTCGACGCGGAAGCCGGCGCATCCGTCGCCAGCCTGCTGGTCGATTTGGCCGAAGAGGCGGGCTCCACGCTGATCGTGGCGAGCCATGACGAGCGGCTGATCGGCCGCATGAGCCGCACGCTGCGGCTCGAAAACGGCCGTCTGGCTGCATGAGGATCTGATACCGGATGTTTCATTTCATTCTTGCCGACCTGCGCCGCAACTGGATCGGTGCGCTCATTCTCGCCTTGCTGATCGCGCTGGCGACGGCGCTCGGCGTGTCCGTTACCTTGCAGGAGCGCGCATTGCGGCTTGGCAGTGCCCGCGCCGCCGCGGCCTTCGATCTGGTCGTCGGCGCGGCCGGTTCGGAAACCCAGCTTATCCTGTCGTCCATCTTTCTCCAGCCAGCACCGCTGCAACTGCTGCCGCCGGCGACATTGTCGGCCCTGCGCGCCGATCCGCGCGTTGAAAACGCCATCCCGGTGGGTTTCGGCGACTTTGTGGGCGGCTATCCCATCGTCGGCACCACCGGCGATGCCGTTGCCATGCTGGGCGGACTGGCCGGGGGCGAGGGCTTCAGCCATCTGGGCGACGCCATCGTCGGCTCCCAGGTGACGCGGGATATAGGCGACAGCTTCCACCCCTTCCATGGCAGCGTGGGTGAGGCGGGCGAGGTGCATGCGCATGTGGAATACCGCGTCGTCGGCCGCATGGCGCCAACCGGCACGCCGTGGGACCGGGCCATACTGGTGCCGATCCAGTCCGTGTGGGCCGCACATGCCGACCACGATCACGAGGCGGAGACGGCAGGGCTGGCCGCCGTAGCTCACGTTCCGCACGATCACGGGCACGACCACGGGCCGGGCTTCGCGGGCGATCCGGTTGACGAGGCCGCGTTGCTGAGCGCCGACAATCCGGGCGTGCCCGCCATTCTGGTCAAGCCGAAGAGCATTGCCGATGCCTACAATCTGCGCCAGCAATACCGCACCGAAACGACGCTCGCCGTCTTTCCCGGTGAGGTGCTGACCCGGCTTTACGGAACGCTCGGCGATGCCCGCCGCGTGCTCGGCTTCGTGGCCATGGGCGCGCAGGGGCTTGTCGGTGCCGCCATTCTCATGGTGGTGGCGGTTCACGTTCTCCAGCGCCGGCGCCAGATCGGCGCCTTGCGGGCCTTCGGCGCGCCGCGGCCTGTGGTGATGGGTATGGTCTGGCTGGAGGTCTTCATGCTCGTCGCGGCAGGCGTCATTGCCGGCTTCGCGATCGGCTATGCAATCGTGCGGGCAATCTCCTCGCATCTGGCCAAAAGCAGCGGTGTCGCCATGCCGGTCGAATTCCAGACGGCTGATCTGTGGACGCTGGCCGGCCTGTTGCTTGCCTGTGCGATTGCAACTTTGCTGCCCGCGCTGATCGCCTATCGCCAGAGCCCGGCGCAGGCATTGCGCGCCTAGCAAGAGTATTGCCAGTAAAGCAAATCACGATATAAACATTTCTTTATGTGATATTGACATCGTTTGTCGAAACGCCGAGATTGAAGGCGTCGTGGTTCTTCGGGGCGGACTTTTGCCCCGAAGCTAAGAGGGAAGCCGGTGCCTTCCATGGGAAAGCCGGCGCTGCCCCCGCAACTGTAGACGGATAGCCTTGCGTCCATTCAGGTCACTGGGGTGAAAGCCCTGGGAAGACGGACGCAGGCGATGACCCGTGAGCCAGGAGACCTGCCATGACGAAAACACGTCCACGGGCGGGGTGTCCCGGAGGCCATGATATGCCCGTATCGTGCGGGTGTTGACGGCTGCCTTGCGCATCCGCCCCAACCATCGGGGTTTATGGAATGGCCAAATCGAAAGTTTCCGTCGCAACGCTCGGCGTGCCGCGCATCGGCCGCCGCCGCGAACTGAAGTTCGCACTTGAAAACTACTGGTCGGGCAAGGACAGCGCCGAGGCGCTGCTCGAGACGGCCAGACGTCTGCGCGCAGACAACTGGCGCCTTCAGGCCGAAAAGGGCGTCACGCGCATTCCGTCCAATGATTTCTCGCTCTACGACCATGTGCTCGACACGGCCGTCATGGTCGGCGCGATCCCTCAGCGCTATGGCTGGACCGGCGGCGAGGTGCCGCTCGACACCTATTTCGCCATGGCGCGCGGCAGTGAGGGGGATGCCGGCTGCGGTCATCCCGGCCATGTCCATTCCACCTCGGCGCTGGAGATGACCAAGTGGTTCGACACCAACTATCATTACATGGTGCCCGAGCTGGCGCCTGATCAGGAATTCGTGCTGGCCACCACCAAGCCGGTCGATCATTTTCTTGAGGCAAAGGCGCTCGGCATCCACACGCGCCCGGTCGTGCTCGGGCCGGTGACCTTCCTCCGGCTTGCCAAGTCCGGCGGCGAGGAGTTCGATCTGCTCTCGCTGCTGCCCAAGCTTCTGCCGGTCTATACCGACCTGCTGAACCGCCTGCACGCGGCCGGCGCGGACTGGGTGCAGATCGATGAGCCCTGTCTGGTTCTCGATCTCGAAGCCGGCGAACGCGCCGCCCTCGAAACCGCCTACAATCATTTCGCCACGGAGGTCCCCGCGCTCAGCCTGATGCTCGCCACCTATTTCGGCGCGCTTGGCGACAATCGCGACCTCGCCGCTTCGCTTCCCGTGTCGGGACTTCATGTCGATCTGGCCCGCGCGCCGGAGCAGATTGAGGCCGTTGCGGCAAAACTGTCCTCCAACACAGTGCTGTCACTCGGGGTGATCGATGGCCGCAATGTCTGGCGAGCCGATCTCAATGCCATACTGGACTATCTGAAGCCGGTGGTGGAGGCGCGTCCGCTCGATCGTATCGAGATCGCGTCATCCTGCTCGCTGCTGCATGTTCCGGTCGATCTGGAGCTTGAAACGGCGCTCGACGCGGAGCTGAAATCCTGGCTCGCCTTCGCCACGCAGAAGCTCGACGAACTGGTCGTGCTGGGGCATGCGGTGTCGGAGGGCCGCGCCGGGGTTGCGGATGCCCTGCAGGCATCGGCCGACGCCATTACCTCGCGCCGTAAATCTCCGCGCGTGCACGACAGGAAGGTGGGCGACAGGCTTGCTGCCGTCACCGGGGCCATGGAACGCCGCAAGAGCACGTTCGCCGAACGGCGTGAAAAGCAGTCCGGCAAGCTCGATCTGCCGAAATTCCCCACCACCACCATCGGCTCGTTTCCGCAGACGGCCGAGGTGCGCAAGGCACGCGCCGCCCACGTCAGGGGCGAACTGAGTGCTGCCGACTACGAAGCCTTCCTGCGCAGGGAGACGGAAACCGCGATCCGCTGGCAGGAGGAGATCGGTCTCGACGTGCTGGTCCATGGCGAGTTCGAGCGCAACGACATGGTGCAGTATTTCGGCGAGCAGCTTGCCGGTTTCGCCTTCACGCAGGCCGGCTGGGTGCAGAGCTACGGCTCCCGCTATGTCCGTCCGCCCATCATCTACGGCGATGTCTCGCGCCCCGAACCGATGACGGTGCGCTGGTGGCAATATGCGCAGTCGCTGACCGACAGGCCGGTCAAGGGCATGCTCACCGGCCCGGTGACCATTCTCAACTGGTCGTTCGTGCGCGACGACATTCCGCGCTCGCAAAGCTGCCGCCAGATCGCTCTGGCGATCCGCGACGAGGTGGTCGACCTTGAAAAGGCAGGCGCGGTCATGATCCAGATCGACGAGGCAGCGCTGCGCGAAGGCCTGCCGCTGCGCAGGGCGGACTGGAAGACCTATCTCGACTGGGCGGTCGGCAGCTTCCGGCTGGCATCGACGGGCGTGGAGGATGCGACCCAGATCCACACCCATATGTGCTACTCGGAGTTCAACGACATCATCGATGCTATCGCGGCGATGGATGCCGACGTGATCTCCATCGAGACCTCGCGCTCGCGCATGGAGCTGCTCGATGCCTTCCGCAATTACAAATATCCGAACGAGATCGGGCCGGGCGTGTATGACATTCACTCCCCGCGCGTTCCGCATACGGGAGAGATGACGGACCTGCTCAAACTGGCGCGCAAGCGCCTGTCCGACAGCCAGATCTGGATCAACCCCGACTGCGGCCTCAAGACCCGCAAATGGGAAGAGGTGAAGCCGGCGCTGGTCAACATGGTGGCGGCGGCGCGCGAATTGCGGGCGCTGGCAAGCTGATGAGATCGTCGTGCGTTCACTCGGACGCACAAAGGACGATCTGAATTATCGATGCTGTGGAGGCCCGCCGCCGGACTTGCCGGCTGCGGGCGCGTATTCTCAGACCCGGCCCACTGTCATCGGGCCGGCTACTTCAGAGTTGTCAGGCTTCGATTTCCAGCTCGCCCAGCGGCCTTGAACAACAGGCGAGGATATAGCCTTCGGCGATTTCGTCATCGAGGATGCCACCATTGTGGTTCATCTCAACCTGGCCGGAAATCTTCCTCACCTTGCAGGTGCCGCACAGACCGAACTCGCAGGCGGCTGAAATGCGCACGCCGCTGGCGCGTGCCGCCTGCAGGACGGTCTGGCCGGGCAGGCATTCGCCGTCTACCTCCGACAGGCTGAAGTGCACCGGCACAACCTCCTGAACCGGGGCCGCCTGCTCGGCGGCTTCCGTCTGCGCCTCGGCGAAAGGCGGGGATACGGGCTCCACCGGCGGCGCGCCGAAGCTTTCCTGATGATAGAAGGCCATGTCGAAACCGGCCTGCTGCAGCATGTCGCGCACGGCACGCATATAGGGTTCCGGCCCGCAGCAGAATATCTCGCGCTCATGGAAGTCGGGTGCGAGCAGTGGCAGGCGCACCGCATCCACGCGTCCCATATGGCCGGACCAGCCTTCGCGCGGAGAGCGCTCCTCCACGATGAAGGCCAGCGACAGGCCGGGCATCCGCGAATTCAGCAGTTCCAGCTCCTTGCGGAAGATGATGTCTTCCGGCCGCCTGGCGCAGTTGACGAAGGTGACGTCGGTGCCCGGCGCGCAGTCGCTGAACCAGCGCAGCATCGACATCATCGGCGTGATGCCCGATCCCGCCGACAGGAACAGATATTTGGCGCCCGGATGGGTGTGATGCGAAAAATCGCCGCCCGGCCCATAGGCCTTGAGGCGCGCGCCGACGCCAAGATTGTCGAACATCCAGCGCGTGCCGATGCTGTCCGCCTGGGCCTTGACCGTGACCGAGATGGAAAACGGCCGCGACGGCGACGACGACAGCGTGTAGGTGCGCATGATCGGCTCGTCGGATACCGGCAGTTCGAGGGTGATGAACTGACCCGGCATGTAGCGGAACCATGTCTGCGCATCCGAGCGGAAGGTGAAGGTCTTCACCTCCGGCGCCTCGTCCGTGATGCCGATCACCTCCAGAACCTGAAGGCGATCGTTCCACGGCGCCATCTCATCGAGATGGCGGTAGAGGCCGGGATCGGTCATGACGTTCACCGTCTCCTCCTTCGTCAGGCGACGTTCTTCAGGCGCGTTTTTCCGTCACCTGCCAGCCTCGGTTCGAGGAAATCCGCATACCACTGCACGAACTGGATGGTCCCGCCCTCATGAAGTTCCGAATAGGGGCCGGGCTCATAGGAGGGCGAGCGGATGCCGAAGGCGTTTTCCTCGACGATGCGGCGGTCCTGCTCGTTGGTTTCCATCCAGACATGGGCGAGTTCATGCGGGTCGTAATCGACGCCTTCGACCGCATCCTTGTGCACCAGCCATTTGGTGGTGAGCATGGTTTCCTCCGGCCCGAGTGGAAGCACGCGGAAGGTCACGGCATGGTCGATCAGGACATGGTTCCACGTTGTGGGGTAGTGATAGAGCATCAGGCTGCCGATGCGGTCGGCATTGACCTGATCCGACAGATTGCGCTTCACCGCGGCCTTGCCGTTCATCGTGTAGCTGACGGAATCGCGCAGGAGCGGCGTGCGCGTGGCGCGATACTGGCCGTCCGGGCTGATGCGGAAATGGGACGGCAGACCGGCGGCTTCGCACTTGGCCCAGTGGGCTATCATCTCGGGATCGCTCTCGACATCGTTGACGCCGGTGACATTCGGAGCCTCCGGAAAGGTCTTGCAGAGCTCCGGATGGTTGCTGGCGCAGTGATAGCACTCGCGGTTGTTTTCCCAGACCAGCTTCCAGTTGCCTTTCTCCACCGTCGTCGTCTCGAAAGCGACCTTGGCTTCGGTGAGGCGGTGCGGATTGAAATAGGGGGCCATCATGGCGCGGAATGGCGCGAAATCGGCCGGCTGGTCGGCCAGGCAGATGAAGATGTAGCCCCCGGTCGCCTCGCAGGCGACAGGCTTCAGCGAATAGGAGCTGGGGTCGAAATCATCGGCCATCTGGCGCGCGAACAGAAGCTTGCCGTCGAGATCATAGGTCCACTGGTGGTAGGGGCAAACCAGACGCGCCTGCGTGCCTTTCGCCGTGGTGCAGACACGGCTGCCGCGATGGCGGCAGGAGTTGTGGAACGCCTGGATTTTCCCCTCGCGATCGCGCACGATCACCACCGGATAGTCGCCGATCTGCACGGTAAAGAAGCTGCCAGGCTTTGGCAGCTCGCAATCATGGCCGATGAACAGCCAGTCGCGATACCAGATCAGCTCCAGATCCAGCTTGTAGAAATCGGGGTCGGTGTAGAAGGGCTGCTCCAGCGCATGACCCGGCTTGCGGGTGCGGATGAGCTCAAGCATTCTCGTACGGGCGTCCATGTCCTGTCCTCGCCAAAGGACTGAACTTGGTGGTGATTTGGGAATGAACGGCCCCGCGAGGGGTCACCCGCCATTCGCTCCCTGACCGCCCACCGCGATCAGTCGAAACCACTGTGCCGGGGCGCGTGCCTGTTTCGGACGAAGGCGGAAACAGGCAGATGCCTTGGGCTACAGCGATCTAAACATCATTCGCAGGTGCGGGGGACATGTGAAAACGACATCGCCTCGTCGCAGGACGACAGGCGATGTCGCGTGATTACGCCGTCGTTCGGGCTTAATCCCAGGCGAGCGCGCCGCCGTTCTGATATTCGATGACGCGGGTCTCGAAGAAGTTCTTTTCCTTCTTCAGATCCATCGCCTCGCTCATCCACGGGAACGGATTTTCGGTTTCCGCGAACACCGGGGCAAGGCCGATCTGGGCGCAGCGGCGGTTGGCGATGAAGTGCATGTACTGCTCGCACAGCGCCGCATTGAGGCCGAGGAAGCCGCGCGGCATCGTATCGCGGCCATAGGCGGCTTCCAGTTCGGCGGCGTCCGAAATCATGCCGCGCACCTCATCCTGGAACTCCTTCGTCCACAGATGCGGGTTTTCCAGCTTGATCTGGTTGATGACGTCGATGCCGAAGTTCAGATGGATCGATTCGTCGCGCAGGATGTACTGATACTGCTCGGCGATGCCCACCATCTTGTTGCGGCGGCCAAGCGACAGGATCTGCGCGAAGCCGGTGTAGAACCACATGCCCTCGAAGATGACGTAGAAGGCGACGAGATCGCGCAGGAACGACTGGTCGGCTTCCGGCGTGCCGGTCTTGAAGTCGGGGTTGTCGAGGTTCTGGGTGTGCTTGAGCGCCCACGCCGCCTTGTCGGTGATCGACGGCACCTCGCGGTACATGTTGAACAGCTCGCCCTCGTCGAGCGCGAGGCTTTCCACTATGTACTGGAAGGTGTGGGTGTGGATCGCCTCCTCGAAGGCCTGACGCAGCAGATACTGGCGGCATTCGGGGTTGGTGAGGTGACGGTAGATGGCCAGCACGATGTTGTTGGCGACCAGCGATTCGGAGGCGGCGAAGAAGCCGAGATTGCGCTTGAGCATGCGCCGCTCGTCTTCGGTCAGCCCGTCCTTCGACTTCCAGAGCGCGATGTCGGCCTGCATGGAGACCTCGGTCGGCATCCAGTGGTTGTTGCAGCCGGCGAGATACTTTTCCCACGCCCAGCGATATTTCAGCGGCAGAAGCTGGTTCACGTCGGCGCGCGCATTGATCATGCGCTTTTCATCGACGGTGACGCGCGCCGCACCACGCTCGATCTCGCCAAGCCCGGTGGCGTCGCCGGCAGGCGCATCCTTGCCCGGAAGCGGGATGGAAGGGTTGTTTTTGGGTTCGGACCAGTCGAGCATCTTATTTCTCCGGAAAGGCTTGGCGCACCCCATTCCTGACGCTTCAGGTGTCGGCATAGGCCGGTCGGGATCGCATGAATGGTGAGGCACAGGATGGGGTCACATCACCCCATCCCGTCCTGTCGGCTTTGTCCTCCCCGACCGGGGAGGGCAGGGGCCTGCTTACTGGCAGGCTTCGCAGTCGGGATCGTCGATGGCACAGGCCTTGCCCCATGCCGCACTTGGGTCGACCACGATGGGCGTCGCGGCTTCCGCTGCAGCCATGCTGGCCGGCGAAACGGCGTTGAGCTTGCCGTCGGTGCCCTTGAGCGTCGACTTCTCGACATGGGTGGCCGAGCGCGAACGCAGGTAATAGGTGGTCTTGAGGCCCTTCTTCCATGCGAAGCGGTAAAGCTCGTCCAGCTTCTTGCCGCTCGGATTGGCGATGTAGAGGTTGAGCGACTGGGCCTGGTCGATCCACTTCTGGCGGCGCGAGGCAGCCTCGATCAGCCACGAGGAATCGATCTCGAAGGCGGTTGCGTAGAGCGCCTTGAGGTCGTCGGGGATGCGGTCGATCTGGCCCACCGATCCGTCGAAATACTTCATGTCGGAGACCATCACCTCGTCCCACAGGCCGCGCGCCTTGAGGTCGTGGACGAGCTGTGCGTTCACCACGGTGAAGTCGCCGGACATGTTCGATTTGACGAACAGGTTCTGGTAGGCCGGCTCGATCGACTGCGCCACGCCGCAGATGTTGGAGATCGTCGCCGTCGGCGCGATCGCCATGGTGTTGGAGTTGCGCATGCCGGTTTCCTTCACCCGCTCGCGCAGGCTCGCCCAGTCGAGGGTGAAGGTGGAATCCATGTCCACGCCGGGGCGCGCTTCTTCCAGCAGCCTGATGGAGTCGATCGGCAGGATGCCCTTCGACCACAGCGATCCCTCGAAGCTCGGATAGCGGCCGCGCTCGGCGGCGAGATCCACCGAAGCGGAGATGGCGTGGTAGCTGATCGCTTCCATCGAGCGGTCGGCGAATTCGACAGCCCCTTCCGAAGCATAGGGAATGCGCATCGCCTGCAACGCGTCCTGGAAGCCCATCAGGCCAAGGCCGACCGGGCGGTGGCGCAGGTTCGAGGCGCGCGCTTCGGGGATGGTGTAGAAGTTGATGTCGATAACGTTGTCGAGCATGCGCATCGCCGTGCCCACGGTCCGGGCGAGGCGGTCGAGGTCGAGACCCTGCTCGGACACATGATTGGCAAGGTTGATCGAACCCAGATTGCACACGGCAACCTCGTCCTTCGACGTGTTGAGGGTAATTTCCGTGCACAGGTTGGAGGAGTGCACCACACCGACATGGCCCTGCGGCGAACGGATGTTGCACGGATCCTTGAACGTGACCCACGGATGCCCGGTCTCGAACAGCATGGTCAGCATCTTGCGCCACAGGTCGAGCGCGCGAATCTTGCGCCAGACCCGCAGTTCGCCGGCCGCGGCCCTGGCCTCATAGGCTTCATAGGCGTTACGGAAGGCCGTGCCGTAAAGGTCGTGCAGGTCCGGAACCTCGTCGGGCGAGAACAGCGTCCACTCGCCGTCGGCCTCGACGCGCTCCATGAACAGGTCCGGCACCCAGTTGGCCGTGTTCATGTCATGGGTGCGGCGGCGGTCGTCGCCGGTATTCTTGCGCAGGTCGAGGAATTCCTCGATGTCGACATGCCATGTTTCCAGATAGGCGCAGACCGCGCCCTTGCGCTTGCCGCCCTGATTGACGGCGATGGCGGTGTCGTTGGCCACCTTCAGGAACGGCACCACGCCCTGGCTCTCGCCGTTGGTGCCCTTGATGTGGGCGCCGAGGCCACGCACCGGCGTCCAGTCATTGCCGAGGCCGCCGGAATATTTGGCGAGCAGCGCATTGTCCTTCACGCCCTTGAAGATGGCGTCGAGGTCGTCGCCGATGGTGGTCAGGAAGCAGGACGAAAGCTGCGGCCTGAGCGTACCCGAGTTGAACAGGGTCGGCGTCGAGCACATGAAGTCGAAGGACGACAACAGGTTGTAGAACTCGATGGCGCGCGCCTCGCGGTCGATCTCACGGGCGGCGAGGCCCATGGCGACGCGCATGAAGAACGCCTGCGGCAGTTCGAAGCGCTTGCCCCTGGTGTGCAGGAAATAGCGGTCGTAAAGCGTTTGCAGGCCCAGATACTGGAAGTTCAGGTCGCGTTCGGCCTTGAGGGCGGCGCCGATGCGCTTGAGGTCGAAACGCCCGAGTTCGGGATCGATCAGGTCGGCCTCGATGCCGGTGCGGATGAATTCCGGGAAATAGGTCGCATAGCGCTCGGCCATGTCGGCCTGCGTGGCCTGCTCGGAGCGGCCGGTGACGAAGCTCAGCGCCTCGCGGCGAAGCCGGTCGAGCAGCAGGCGGGCGGAAACGAAGCTGTAGTTGGGCTCGGTCTCGACCAGCGTGCGCGCGGCAAGGATCGGCGCCAGCGACAGTTCGTCCTCGGTGATGCCGTCATAGAGATTGCGCAGCGCCTCGTTGAGGATCGGCTGCGGGGAGACAGCCTCCAGCCCTTCGCAGGCTTCCTCGACGATGCGGCGGAAACGGGCTTCGTCCAGCGCAACCTTTTCGCCGGTGGCGCGGGTGACGTGGAGCGACGGCGCGGCGGATTCAGGAGCGGCGGCTTTGGCGGCCGCACGCTCGCGGGCGCGCTCTTCGCGATAGAGCACATAGGCGCGGGCGACCTTGTGGTGCTCCGAGCGCATCAGCGCCAGTTCCACCTGATCCTGCACGTCTTCAATGTGGAAGGTGCGGCCTTCGCCGATGCGGCGGGTGAGGTTGCCCACGACCTGCTCGGTCAGGTCCTTGACCACGTCGTGCACGCGGCGCGAGCCGGCCGCCACCGAGCCTTCGACAGCCAGGAACGCCTTGGTCAGCGCAACGGTGATCTTGGTCGGATCGAAGGGCGTGACCGATCCGTTGCGACGGATGATGCGGTAGCCGGGCTCCGTCGGGGTCCGGGCTTCGTTTTCGATGGAAGGTGGAACCGCATCGGTCCCGTTCGTCTGGAGTGCAGTGGTCGCCGGCATCTTATCCCCGTGGCGCTGTGGACGGGGGAACTGACGGCAACGCATGCCCGATGGCGTGGCTCAGGCCACGTGGGCAAGCGCACCTCCGGGACACCCCGCCCGAGTTTCGTGCAGTATCACGGCAGGTCTCCTGGCTCACGGCTCATCGTCGCTGTCCGGCCTTCCCGGTGCCTGAAACGCACCAGTGACACGAAAAGGGACAACGACTCACCGTTTACAGTTGCGGGGGCAGCGTCGGATTTCCTCGCAAGGGCACCGACTTCCCTCTTAGCCCTCCAGATCCATATTGGCGCTGAAAGGAACCATGATGGCTACATTTAGTATCAGGAGCCGTTCTGGTGTCAACAGGTTGATTTTGAATTTGATGGATGAATTTATCTTATGCCCACAATCCAAAGGCTGCCTGTGCAC
Proteins encoded:
- a CDS encoding ribonucleoside-diphosphate reductase subunit alpha — protein: MPATTALQTNGTDAVPPSIENEARTPTEPGYRIIRRNGSVTPFDPTKITVALTKAFLAVEGSVAAGSRRVHDVVKDLTEQVVGNLTRRIGEGRTFHIEDVQDQVELALMRSEHHKVARAYVLYREERARERAAAKAAAPESAAPSLHVTRATGEKVALDEARFRRIVEEACEGLEAVSPQPILNEALRNLYDGITEDELSLAPILAARTLVETEPNYSFVSARLLLDRLRREALSFVTGRSEQATQADMAERYATYFPEFIRTGIEADLIDPELGRFDLKRIGAALKAERDLNFQYLGLQTLYDRYFLHTRGKRFELPQAFFMRVAMGLAAREIDREARAIEFYNLLSSFDFMCSTPTLFNSGTLRPQLSSCFLTTIGDDLDAIFKGVKDNALLAKYSGGLGNDWTPVRGLGAHIKGTNGESQGVVPFLKVANDTAIAVNQGGKRKGAVCAYLETWHVDIEEFLDLRKNTGDDRRRTHDMNTANWVPDLFMERVEADGEWTLFSPDEVPDLHDLYGTAFRNAYEAYEARAAAGELRVWRKIRALDLWRKMLTMLFETGHPWVTFKDPCNIRSPQGHVGVVHSSNLCTEITLNTSKDEVAVCNLGSINLANHVSEQGLDLDRLARTVGTAMRMLDNVIDINFYTIPEARASNLRHRPVGLGLMGFQDALQAMRIPYASEGAVEFADRSMEAISYHAISASVDLAAERGRYPSFEGSLWSKGILPIDSIRLLEEARPGVDMDSTFTLDWASLRERVKETGMRNSNTMAIAPTATISNICGVAQSIEPAYQNLFVKSNMSGDFTVVNAQLVHDLKARGLWDEVMVSDMKYFDGSVGQIDRIPDDLKALYATAFEIDSSWLIEAASRRQKWIDQAQSLNLYIANPSGKKLDELYRFAWKKGLKTTYYLRSRSATHVEKSTLKGTDGKLNAVSPASMAAAEAATPIVVDPSAAWGKACAIDDPDCEACQ